The Bacteroidota bacterium genome window below encodes:
- a CDS encoding T9SS type A sorting domain-containing protein, whose amino-acid sequence MKTTLKIVILFFSILMFKNSYSQRILFQSDFENISLQYPDSIPLKWKKLDADSNLFGRNKGWAVRDTNQNLGGDTNINKPRAHSGKKSLHISWFAGEGGSYIADDWVWTDSLRIQPGDSLIFWGLLGSTPGIALYVDSLQIWICSAQSPQTSVLKLSTIKSNLDSAVNVWTQYKFNLSSFNGQKIYIGFRYYIPSENALWCNIDDMFIGNRSYIGIQTISTEIPEKFSLSQNYPNPFNPTTKINYEIKSFNFVSLKIYDINGKEIADLVAQNQNAGKYSVTFDASNLPTGIYFYRLVTKDFSETKVLTFLK is encoded by the coding sequence ATGAAAACAACATTAAAAATCGTCATCCTGTTTTTTTCAATTTTGATGTTTAAAAATTCTTACTCGCAGCGGATTTTATTTCAAAGTGATTTTGAAAACATCTCACTTCAGTATCCTGACAGCATTCCGCTTAAATGGAAAAAACTTGATGCAGATTCTAATTTGTTCGGAAGAAATAAGGGCTGGGCTGTAAGAGACACAAACCAGAATCTTGGAGGAGATACAAACATTAATAAACCAAGAGCTCATAGCGGGAAAAAATCTCTACATATTTCTTGGTTTGCAGGCGAAGGCGGTTCATACATAGCAGATGACTGGGTATGGACTGACAGTTTAAGAATTCAACCAGGTGACAGCCTGATTTTTTGGGGACTTTTAGGCAGCACTCCCGGTATTGCTTTATACGTTGATTCACTTCAGATCTGGATTTGCTCTGCACAGTCACCTCAAACTTCTGTTTTAAAGCTTTCAACAATTAAAAGCAACCTTGACAGTGCAGTAAATGTATGGACGCAATACAAATTTAATTTATCATCATTCAATGGTCAAAAAATTTATATAGGATTCCGATATTACATTCCTTCTGAAAATGCCTTATGGTGCAACATAGATGATATGTTCATAGGCAATAGAAGCTACATTGGAATTCAGACTATTTCAACTGAAATTCCGGAAAAATTTTCATTATCTCAAAATTATCCCAATCCATTTAATCCTACCACAAAAATTAATTATGAAATAAAATCTTTTAATTTTGTTTCATTAAAAATTTATGATATTAATGGAAAAGAAATTGCAGATTTAGTAGCGCAAAATCAAAACGCGGGAAAATATAGCGTAACATTTGATGCCTCAAATTTACCAACAGGAATTTATTTCTATAGATTGGTTACTAAGGATTTCTCGGAAACAAAAGTTCTCACCTTCCTAAAATAA
- a CDS encoding DUF4331 family protein — translation MKKRIILSLIAILCIGGGVFYFTVDTEASSHREAPIISADPQADNTDVYAFVAPDAPTALTIVASFNPFEEPSGGPNFNKFGTDVTYEIKIDNVGDRLEHVVYQFQFTDVIANTNTFLYNTGSVTSLNDPDLNVKQTYVVKKIVNGVTAWTSSALPVPPAYVGGPGPSDPNYAGPISMPDYNALMQAGVQTLPSSGGKVFAGPTDDAFFVDLGATFDLLKIRPNAPGNGGGGKDALAGYNVHSIVIQVPKSEVTRNGSPNPSASDSNAIVGVWSTTSRKTTTVINSDGTRIGTGLDVQVSRLGMPLVNEVVIPLGKKDLWNASKPVSDAQFLNYVTNPELAGIINTLYPVTDDIPTSGRNDLVAVFLTGVSGLNQRPQDTRTPSEQLRINLGIAPVPFANENRLGVIAGDNAGFPNGRRLKDDVVDIALRVVGGVLLGPPYSTGINAQLGDGVQRNDKDFATTFPYLAAPHQGYTNTHGSIVGIFNTGSPNGLPTSYGLQQNFPNPFNPSTEIRYNLLKNDKVSIIIYDMLGKEVKTLVDGTVAAGVNSVVWNGQTNDGMAAPTGTYFVKLITSAGQDTRKMMLLK, via the coding sequence ATGAAAAAAAGAATTATTCTATCTCTTATCGCTATCTTGTGTATTGGCGGCGGAGTTTTCTACTTTACAGTAGATACGGAAGCATCCAGTCACAGAGAGGCACCTATTATCAGCGCAGATCCGCAGGCTGATAATACAGATGTGTATGCATTCGTTGCGCCCGATGCGCCGACTGCGCTTACAATTGTTGCAAGCTTTAATCCGTTCGAAGAGCCGTCAGGCGGTCCTAACTTCAATAAATTCGGAACTGACGTTACTTACGAAATTAAAATTGATAACGTTGGCGACAGACTTGAACACGTAGTTTATCAGTTTCAGTTTACAGATGTAATTGCTAACACAAATACATTCCTTTACAATACAGGCTCTGTAACTTCATTAAACGATCCTGACCTTAATGTAAAACAAACTTACGTTGTAAAGAAAATTGTTAATGGTGTAACAGCATGGACTTCATCTGCACTTCCTGTTCCTCCGGCTTATGTAGGCGGTCCTGGACCAAGTGACCCGAACTATGCAGGTCCTATTTCAATGCCCGATTACAATGCTTTGATGCAGGCAGGTGTTCAGACTTTACCATCAAGCGGCGGAAAAGTTTTTGCCGGACCAACAGACGATGCATTCTTTGTTGACCTTGGCGCAACTTTCGATTTATTGAAAATCAGACCTAATGCTCCCGGTAACGGCGGTGGCGGTAAGGATGCTCTTGCAGGATACAATGTTCACTCAATAGTAATTCAGGTTCCGAAATCAGAAGTTACAAGAAACGGCAGCCCGAATCCTTCAGCATCAGATTCAAATGCAATAGTTGGTGTGTGGTCAACAACTTCAAGAAAAACTACTACAGTTATTAATTCAGACGGTACAAGAATCGGAACAGGATTAGATGTTCAGGTTTCTAGATTAGGTATGCCGTTAGTAAACGAAGTTGTTATTCCATTAGGAAAAAAAGATTTATGGAATGCTTCTAAACCTGTAAGTGATGCACAGTTTTTAAATTACGTTACAAATCCTGAACTTGCAGGAATAATCAATACGCTTTATCCTGTTACGGATGATATCCCAACTTCAGGAAGAAATGATTTAGTTGCAGTGTTCTTAACAGGTGTCAGCGGATTAAACCAAAGACCACAGGATACAAGAACTCCATCAGAGCAGTTAAGAATTAACTTAGGTATCGCACCTGTTCCGTTTGCAAATGAAAACAGACTTGGTGTTATCGCAGGTGATAATGCAGGTTTCCCTAACGGAAGAAGACTTAAAGATGACGTTGTTGATATTGCATTAAGAGTGGTAGGGGGTGTATTGCTCGGACCTCCTTACAGCACAGGTATAAATGCTCAGTTAGGTGACGGCGTTCAAAGAAATGATAAAGATTTTGCAACTACATTCCCATATTTAGCTGCTCCTCACCAGGGATATACAAATACTCACGGTTCTATAGTAGGTATTTTTAATACAGGTTCACCAAACGGTTTACCAACATCTTACGGACTTCAGCAAAATTTTCCAAATCCGTTCAATCCTTCAACAGAAATAAGATATAATCTTTTGAAGAATGATAAGGTTTCTATAATAATTTACGATATGCTTGGCAAAGAAGTAAAGACTTTAGTTGATGGAACTGTTGCAGCAGGAGTAAACTCAGTAGTATGGAACGGCCAGACCAATGACGGTATGGCAGCTCCTACAGGAACTTACTTTGTAAAGCTTATAACATCTGCAGGACAAGATACAAGAAAAATGATGTTACTTAAATAA
- a CDS encoding DUF1800 domain-containing protein, producing MVNPLDPYIPSAGRPWNKKMVLHLLNRTTFGAKVSDINYFLTLTPDAAVEKLFEPYTLPDSPGAWISEPPDFGNVQTNYQRCNELRIWWAKLMYNQPPNLRELMTLFWHNHFTSSVTSVQIPQYLYIQNTMFRRFVFGNFKNLTFAINRDPAMLIYLDGALNAVGQPNENYSRELLELFTLGIGNYTETDIREGARALTGWVANGLGAQFVPLRHDYTNKTYFGQTGNWTDEDVINIVFQQPAAATFICSKFYKFFVNQSPDMTDAMPVINQLAEILRNNNFEIAPVLKTLLKSELFFSENVMGSLIKSPLQIMIGQLRQLNISLNASTINTNLNDLIFQGNLANQYILDPPNVRGWLGYRNWLNSFSLPVRNAFNESAITGIKKDNTPTGFSVDPIAFATSFPQPNNALQLVKDMSEHLIRLKISEKQLNYLLQVLLDGAIVQDWNISDPQAPNKIKKFLKAIIYMAEYQLY from the coding sequence ATGGTAAATCCATTAGATCCTTATATCCCAAGTGCAGGGAGACCATGGAATAAAAAAATGGTGCTCCACCTGTTAAACCGAACGACGTTCGGTGCAAAAGTTTCCGATATAAATTATTTTCTAACTCTTACTCCTGATGCTGCGGTTGAAAAATTATTTGAACCATATACACTGCCCGATTCACCTGGTGCCTGGATATCAGAACCTCCCGATTTTGGCAATGTCCAGACAAACTATCAGAGGTGTAATGAGTTAAGAATCTGGTGGGCAAAGTTAATGTATAACCAGCCTCCTAATCTTCGGGAATTAATGACCTTGTTTTGGCATAACCACTTTACTTCCTCAGTTACTTCAGTTCAGATTCCCCAATATTTGTACATCCAAAATACAATGTTTAGAAGATTCGTTTTTGGAAATTTCAAAAACCTGACCTTTGCTATAAACCGCGACCCTGCCATGCTGATATATCTAGATGGGGCTTTAAATGCTGTCGGTCAGCCAAATGAAAACTATTCCAGAGAACTTTTAGAATTATTTACACTGGGAATTGGAAATTATACGGAAACCGATATCCGGGAAGGTGCTAGAGCCCTTACAGGCTGGGTTGCAAATGGATTGGGCGCTCAATTTGTTCCCCTGAGACATGATTATACAAATAAAACATATTTCGGACAGACCGGAAACTGGACTGATGAAGACGTTATTAATATTGTTTTTCAGCAGCCCGCAGCAGCAACCTTTATTTGTTCAAAATTCTATAAATTTTTTGTTAATCAAAGTCCTGATATGACAGATGCCATGCCTGTGATAAATCAATTGGCTGAGATATTAAGAAATAACAATTTTGAAATAGCGCCTGTACTTAAGACATTATTAAAAAGCGAATTATTTTTTTCTGAAAATGTAATGGGCTCGTTAATAAAATCACCTTTGCAAATAATGATAGGCCAGTTACGCCAGTTAAATATTTCTTTGAACGCCTCTACCATAAATACAAATCTGAACGATCTGATATTTCAAGGAAATTTAGCTAATCAATATATTTTAGATCCTCCGAACGTAAGAGGCTGGCTAGGTTACAGAAACTGGCTGAACTCTTTCTCTTTACCAGTAAGAAATGCATTTAATGAAAGTGCAATTACCGGAATCAAAAAAGATAACACTCCAACGGGATTTTCTGTTGATCCGATTGCTTTTGCTACTTCATTTCCGCAGCCAAATAATGCTCTGCAATTAGTAAAAGATATGTCCGAACATTTAATAAGACTGAAGATTTCCGAAAAACAGTTGAATTATCTGCTTCAGGTTCTCTTAGACGGAGCAATTGTTCAAGACTGGAATATTTCAGATCCTCAGGCTCCAAACAAAATAAAGAAATTTTTAAAAGCCATCATTTATATGGCAGAGTATCAGTTATATTAA
- the ligA gene encoding NAD-dependent DNA ligase LigA yields MASLSSSQASKKINDLIKKIADADYKYYTLAQPDIDDYVYDMMMKELEQLEKDFPELKSEDSPTNRVSGEPTKSFKVVQHSVPMLSLANTYNEEELFEFDKRIRGLLPNEKIEYVCELKFDGLAVSLVYEKGKLKTGATRGDGEKGDDITQNLKTLRSIPLSVNHSKIKNFEARGEVFFKKVDFLKINEEQELKGEKLFANARNTAAGTLKQKDSKAVASRPLQFFGYNLRTDDVKLVSHFDNMKLLKELKLPVNDKTVKVNSIEEVKKFCDKIEETRDDLPYEIDGVVIKVNSLAQQEELGSVSKSPRWAVAYKFKAKQQITKIKSITLQVGRIGTVTPVANLEPVFLAGSTISRATLHNFDEIERKDIREGDYVKIEKGGDVIPKVVEVILEKRPKNSKKFPHPTNCPVCKTPLEKPEGEVAYYCPNSACPAQVQGRIEHFVQRDAMEIEGLGFQIIEIFIGKGFISNYADIYDLHKHRKELLELERFGEKSITNILNGIEQSKEKPFDKVLFALGIRHIGERTAKVLAKHFGSIDKLMSASQEEINEVYEIGPKISESVANFFADKHNLKLVERLRKAGLKFEIDKSITQKINPLFNNKTFVLTGTLEKYKREEAGKIIEDLGGKTSSSVSKKTDFLLAGSDAGSKLEKAKALGVKILDEDEFEKMIGK; encoded by the coding sequence ATGGCATCTCTTTCATCCTCACAGGCATCTAAAAAAATAAACGACCTCATAAAAAAAATTGCAGATGCTGACTATAAGTATTATACATTAGCTCAGCCCGATATAGATGACTATGTCTATGATATGATGATGAAGGAGCTTGAACAGCTAGAAAAAGATTTCCCTGAGTTAAAATCAGAGGACTCTCCTACAAATCGTGTTTCAGGCGAACCTACAAAATCATTCAAAGTTGTGCAGCATTCTGTGCCGATGCTTTCGCTTGCCAATACATATAACGAAGAAGAGTTATTTGAGTTTGATAAACGTATAAGAGGACTTCTTCCCAATGAAAAAATAGAATATGTATGCGAATTAAAATTCGACGGGCTTGCAGTATCACTTGTATATGAAAAAGGAAAATTAAAAACGGGCGCTACACGAGGTGACGGTGAAAAGGGCGATGACATTACTCAGAATTTAAAAACACTTCGTTCTATTCCACTCTCTGTAAATCACAGCAAAATAAAAAATTTTGAAGCGCGCGGCGAAGTATTTTTTAAGAAGGTAGATTTTTTAAAAATTAACGAAGAGCAGGAATTAAAAGGGGAGAAACTATTTGCAAATGCCCGCAATACAGCAGCAGGAACTTTGAAGCAGAAAGACTCTAAAGCAGTTGCATCACGTCCATTGCAGTTTTTCGGATATAATCTGCGAACAGATGATGTAAAGCTTGTTTCACACTTCGATAACATGAAACTGCTGAAGGAACTGAAGCTTCCGGTTAACGATAAGACTGTTAAAGTTAATTCAATCGAGGAAGTAAAAAAGTTTTGCGATAAGATAGAAGAGACAAGGGACGATTTACCCTATGAAATTGACGGAGTTGTAATAAAAGTAAATTCACTGGCGCAGCAGGAAGAGCTTGGCAGCGTTTCAAAATCACCCCGCTGGGCAGTAGCATATAAATTCAAAGCAAAGCAGCAGATTACAAAAATTAAAAGCATTACGCTTCAGGTAGGAAGAATAGGAACTGTAACTCCCGTTGCAAATCTTGAGCCTGTCTTTCTCGCCGGCTCAACAATATCCCGCGCAACTCTGCATAACTTTGATGAGATAGAAAGAAAAGATATTCGCGAAGGCGACTATGTTAAAATTGAAAAAGGCGGTGATGTAATACCAAAAGTTGTGGAAGTGATTTTAGAGAAGCGTCCGAAGAATTCTAAAAAATTTCCGCATCCTACTAACTGTCCTGTTTGTAAAACTCCATTGGAAAAACCCGAAGGTGAAGTTGCATACTATTGTCCTAACTCCGCTTGTCCCGCGCAGGTACAGGGAAGGATTGAGCACTTCGTTCAGCGGGATGCAATGGAAATTGAAGGTCTCGGCTTTCAGATAATTGAGATTTTTATCGGCAAAGGATTTATATCCAACTATGCCGATATATATGATTTGCATAAACACCGTAAAGAACTACTTGAGCTTGAACGCTTCGGTGAGAAAAGTATAACGAATATTCTAAACGGAATAGAGCAGTCAAAAGAGAAACCGTTCGATAAAGTTTTATTTGCATTAGGTATCCGTCACATAGGAGAAAGGACTGCGAAAGTTCTGGCTAAACACTTTGGCTCAATTGATAAATTAATGAGCGCTTCACAGGAAGAAATTAACGAAGTATATGAAATTGGTCCGAAGATATCAGAAAGCGTTGCAAACTTTTTCGCAGATAAACATAATTTAAAATTAGTTGAGCGTCTAAGAAAAGCCGGATTAAAATTTGAAATAGATAAATCTATAACTCAGAAAATAAATCCTCTCTTCAATAATAAAACTTTTGTTCTTACCGGTACGCTTGAAAAATACAAACGCGAAGAGGCAGGAAAAATAATTGAAGACTTAGGCGGTAAAACTTCTTCATCAGTCAGTAAAAAAACAGATTTCCTTCTTGCAGGAAGTGATGCAGGCAGTAAACTTGAAAAAGCTAAAGCGCTGGGAGTAAAAATTCTGGATGAAGATGAGTTTGAAAAAATGATAGGAAAGTAA
- a CDS encoding DUF1501 domain-containing protein — MKRRDFIKTISIGTAGAALSFNSIPIKALGASSVAKNLLNPLLTTNKILVVVQLLGGNDGLNTLIPYQDSNYFIKRPNLNIPQNQVLSLPGSTMGLHPALTEFKNLMIDGKLAIVQNVGYANPNFSHFRATDIWHTASDSNQVLQTGWLGRYLHEEYPNFPSNLPPDPMSIQIGTSADLSLLSQVGDMSLTFQDPNQFYQLTQGAAFSGYETIKTLAGMELNFARKVGADSLQYANRVKQAADLGNNLVEYPINNTLADQLKIVAKLIDGGLNTRLYVVTLAGFDTHSSQLIAHNILLNKLNGAITSFMQDLQLNGINNRVVGMTISEFGRRVSENGSAGTDHGTAAPLFVFGDLVNQGVYGNNPDLVNLNNGNLNFQYDYRQVYSSVLKQLFAVSDQELLNILSNQYSTLPLIVPQQPIEGDEKEKKDVLLSQNFPNPFNPATRISFTIKKESYVTLKVYNSSGKEVETLVNGYKKSGVHSVTFDTTGKSGISSGVYFYKLISDNNIETKKMILIK; from the coding sequence ATGAAAAGAAGAGATTTTATAAAAACAATATCAATTGGAACTGCTGGCGCTGCGCTTTCTTTCAACAGTATTCCAATTAAAGCTCTCGGAGCAAGTTCTGTTGCAAAGAATCTCTTAAATCCTTTGCTTACTACTAATAAAATACTTGTTGTTGTTCAGCTGCTTGGCGGAAATGACGGCTTAAACACTTTAATTCCGTATCAGGATAGCAACTACTTTATAAAAAGACCTAATTTAAACATACCTCAAAATCAGGTGCTTTCATTGCCCGGTTCAACTATGGGGCTTCACCCTGCGCTTACTGAATTTAAAAATCTTATGATTGATGGTAAGCTGGCGATAGTTCAAAACGTTGGTTATGCAAATCCAAACTTTTCACATTTCAGAGCAACGGATATCTGGCATACAGCCTCAGATTCAAATCAGGTTTTACAAACCGGATGGCTCGGAAGATATTTACATGAAGAATATCCCAATTTCCCAAGTAATCTTCCGCCCGATCCTATGTCAATTCAAATAGGTACAAGCGCAGATCTATCGCTTCTTTCACAAGTCGGTGATATGAGTCTTACATTTCAGGATCCTAACCAGTTTTATCAGCTGACTCAGGGAGCTGCCTTCAGCGGTTATGAAACAATTAAAACCCTGGCAGGAATGGAACTGAACTTTGCAAGAAAGGTAGGCGCTGATTCTCTTCAATATGCCAATAGAGTAAAGCAGGCAGCCGACTTAGGAAACAACTTGGTAGAATACCCTATTAATAATACATTGGCTGATCAATTGAAAATTGTAGCTAAATTAATTGACGGTGGACTTAATACCAGGCTATATGTAGTAACATTGGCAGGATTTGATACTCACTCATCACAGTTAATTGCTCATAACATTTTACTTAATAAATTGAATGGAGCTATTACTTCTTTCATGCAGGACTTACAGCTGAATGGAATTAATAACAGAGTTGTTGGTATGACAATTTCAGAATTCGGAAGAAGAGTTTCTGAAAACGGCAGTGCAGGTACTGATCATGGAACTGCTGCTCCTTTATTTGTATTCGGTGATTTAGTTAATCAGGGAGTTTATGGTAACAATCCGGACCTGGTAAACCTGAACAACGGAAATCTTAATTTTCAGTATGATTACAGACAAGTCTATTCCTCTGTTTTGAAACAGCTATTTGCCGTAAGTGATCAGGAACTGCTGAACATATTATCAAATCAATATAGTACTCTGCCTTTAATAGTTCCTCAGCAGCCTATCGAAGGCGACGAAAAAGAAAAAAAAGATGTTTTGCTCTCGCAAAATTTTCCTAATCCCTTTAACCCTGCTACTAGGATAAGCTTTACAATTAAAAAAGAATCCTACGTAACACTGAAAGTATATAATTCATCCGGAAAGGAAGTGGAAACTCTGGTAAATGGATATAAAAAATCCGGCGTACACAGTGTAACTTTCGATACTACAGGGAAATCAGGAATATCAAGTGGAGTTTACTTCTATAAATTAATATCTGATAATAATATTGAAACAAAAAAAATGATTCTGATAAAATAA
- a CDS encoding WYL domain-containing transcriptional regulator → MTNKFSEELLRQIEMASLILEKQRYYSEDELAEKLDTSVTTIRRDANKLRQLGVGVYSRKNVFEIINIDDEVLNTLITAYLSLNDNINIRNLKLIHKKFGENALSVFVKILKAINGKQIIELGYGRNMHGDIKWREITPISLINTGRTFHLYGVENDDSEEIKCYLIERIIDIRFGDKKSSIKKLPGAFNIYEKSWGTFSGGEAFDVELKFTEKTGKLIKDKIWIENQEITEKDDAVFMKIKVKLSYEFIAWVMGWGKEVEVIKPIQLKKEITQRAKDIISLYK, encoded by the coding sequence ATGACAAATAAATTTTCAGAAGAGCTTCTCAGGCAGATTGAAATGGCATCTTTGATTTTAGAAAAGCAAAGATATTATTCCGAAGATGAGCTTGCCGAAAAACTGGATACCAGCGTTACAACAATCAGGCGCGATGCAAATAAACTGAGGCAGCTGGGAGTAGGTGTTTACTCGCGGAAAAATGTTTTCGAAATTATAAACATCGATGATGAAGTATTGAATACACTCATCACTGCTTATCTATCCTTAAACGATAATATAAATATACGAAATTTAAAATTAATTCATAAAAAATTTGGAGAGAATGCGCTGAGTGTTTTTGTGAAAATTTTAAAAGCAATTAACGGAAAACAAATCATTGAGCTCGGCTACGGGCGTAATATGCACGGCGATATTAAGTGGAGAGAGATTACTCCTATAAGCTTAATTAATACAGGAAGAACGTTTCATCTTTACGGAGTTGAGAATGATGACTCGGAAGAAATCAAATGCTACCTTATAGAAAGAATTATTGATATAAGATTCGGTGATAAAAAAAGTTCGATTAAAAAACTGCCCGGTGCTTTTAACATATATGAAAAATCATGGGGAACGTTCAGCGGCGGAGAAGCTTTTGATGTTGAATTAAAATTTACTGAGAAAACGGGGAAATTAATCAAAGATAAAATCTGGATTGAGAATCAGGAGATAACAGAAAAAGATGATGCCGTCTTTATGAAAATTAAAGTGAAACTTTCCTATGAATTTATAGCATGGGTCATGGGCTGGGGAAAAGAAGTTGAAGTTATAAAACCGATACAGTTAAAGAAAGAGATAACTCAAAGAGCTAAAGATATAATTTCATTATATAAATAA
- a CDS encoding helix-turn-helix domain-containing protein gives MLKTFSEDLKYFRESKNMTLKDVALDTRLNMAVLENLENGDFTFQPQTYIRAFLRQYAKSIGLSPDGILKDYEQAKAGNYSTKRLPPEEKLDAFEDIKKEKINEQPKLEVKKTKHEEVKKEEDVFDKFNIEDFKRHDDDKEIKETKKEEPKEKLKKEEPKEIIIEPTKEERQEVKQEEKEEVKKEEIKEEKKENKKSTDGFNFPPPREKKPIEIQREIEDKKNSTSDPDKRFIVKTKNVNSSALKTIFIVVIFLLIGAGVYSLVNVLFLGDNNKGPEIQRKSFDDVVKENEKKILGKKSPEEIQDSIKKAEEEKQKLLASKNDSLVIEIGAYRNTWIILDTDSTTIDDPKRVYLERGYTETYKAKKFFHLGTPNADLIEVKLNGKVLEFDRKNFRNLLIDKNGISEK, from the coding sequence ATGCTTAAAACATTCTCAGAAGATTTAAAATATTTCAGGGAGTCAAAAAACATGACTCTCAAAGATGTCGCATTGGATACGCGGCTTAATATGGCAGTTCTCGAAAATCTTGAGAACGGTGATTTCACATTCCAACCACAAACATACATAAGGGCTTTTTTAAGACAGTACGCAAAATCAATCGGCTTAAGTCCCGACGGAATTTTAAAAGATTACGAGCAGGCAAAGGCAGGAAATTACTCAACCAAAAGACTTCCACCCGAAGAAAAACTTGATGCATTTGAAGATATTAAAAAAGAAAAAATAAATGAGCAGCCGAAGCTTGAAGTTAAAAAAACAAAACACGAAGAAGTTAAAAAAGAAGAAGATGTCTTTGATAAATTTAATATAGAAGATTTCAAAAGACACGATGACGATAAAGAAATAAAGGAAACAAAGAAAGAAGAACCAAAGGAAAAGTTAAAGAAAGAAGAGCCCAAAGAAATAATTATTGAGCCGACAAAAGAAGAAAGACAAGAAGTAAAGCAGGAAGAAAAAGAAGAAGTAAAGAAAGAAGAAATAAAAGAAGAGAAAAAAGAAAACAAGAAAAGCACTGACGGATTTAATTTTCCTCCGCCCAGAGAAAAGAAGCCGATAGAAATTCAAAGAGAAATAGAAGATAAAAAGAATTCAACTTCAGACCCCGACAAGCGATTTATAGTTAAAACAAAAAATGTAAACTCATCTGCATTAAAGACAATTTTTATAGTTGTAATTTTTCTTCTTATCGGTGCAGGAGTGTATTCACTTGTAAATGTGCTTTTCCTTGGAGATAATAACAAAGGTCCGGAGATACAAAGGAAATCATTTGATGATGTTGTTAAGGAGAATGAGAAAAAGATTTTAGGAAAGAAATCCCCTGAAGAAATACAGGACTCCATAAAAAAAGCAGAGGAAGAAAAGCAGAAGCTGCTCGCGTCTAAAAATGACTCGCTTGTAATAGAAATCGGCGCTTACAGAAACACATGGATAATACTTGATACTGACTCAACAACAATAGATGACCCCAAAAGAGTTTACCTTGAAAGAGGTTACACTGAAACATACAAGGCAAAGAAGTTCTTTCACCTCGGCACTCCCAATGCGGATCTGATTGAAGTAAAGCTTAACGGTAAAGTTCTTGAGTTTGACAGAAAAAACTTCCGCAACCTGCTTATAGATAAAAATGGAATTTCAGAAAAATAA